The DNA sequence TCAATTTTAGGACGGTCTAGACCAGTCCCGGGACGCGGACGCTCTTTCGCGCGGCAGGCATGGCGGCCGCTATATTTGGTCTGGAAATTTTGCCAGCAGACGGATGGGGCCGTCTTTCGTATAAGGAGTCCCTTTGCCAACACAGAAGGCCGTGGTGGCAGCGCCGGTAGGCCTGCATGCACGTTCCGCCGCGGTATTTGTCCGGGCTGTCACCGATACAGGGCTTCCGGTCACCATCAGCAAGGCGGGCGCGGCGAAGGTGGACGCCCGGTCCCTGCTCCAGGTGATGGCCGCCGACTTTGCACAGGGGTGTGAGGTGGAGCTGTCCGTCAGCGAAGCCGCGCTCGAGGACGACCTGGGACGTGAAACCGTGGAGGCGGCCCTTCGGGACCTTCGCGTACTTTTGGAGTCCCAGGGGGCCGGCTGAGGGCCGTAAAAACCCCTTAACGACGTCGGGCCCCACCATATTGGTGGGGCCCGACGTCGTTATTCTTATTGCTTGCCTAGTGTGCGTGGTCTCCGCGGCTGTATTCGTACACCCAGCCGACGAGGGCTACGATGGCGATCCCGCCGGCGATGAAGATGACCCAGGCGCCAACTGCCAGGCCCAGGAAGCCAGTGGCGCAGGCGATACCCAGGACCAGGGGCCACCAGCTCCAAGGGCTGAAGTGCCCCTGTTCGCCGGCGCCCTCGTGGATTTCCGCATCGCTGCGGTCCTCGGGACGAAGGCCTACGCGCTTGCCGGTGAAGCCCAGGTAGGCGCCGATCATGCCGGCCAGGCCGGCCACGAGCAGGATGCCCAGGATGCCCACCCATTCGCTCCAGTTGGTCAGGAATCCGTAGACCAGCGAGACGGGAACGAAAAAGAAGACTCCGGAGCCAAAGATCCAGGATTCGATTTTCACTGTGCGGTGTCCTTCTGGTCGGCGTTGCCGAGTACTGCCGCTGCGGGAGCCGGCGAGTCAACGGTGTGGACTTGGCGGAGTTCCGGGTGGTGCAGGTCCAGGGCGGGACGTTCGGAAC is a window from the Arthrobacter sp. NicSoilC5 genome containing:
- a CDS encoding cytochrome c oxidase subunit 4, whose product is MKIESWIFGSGVFFFVPVSLVYGFLTNWSEWVGILGILLVAGLAGMIGAYLGFTGKRVGLRPEDRSDAEIHEGAGEQGHFSPWSWWPLVLGIACATGFLGLAVGAWVIFIAGGIAIVALVGWVYEYSRGDHAH
- a CDS encoding HPr family phosphocarrier protein; this encodes MPTQKAVVAAPVGLHARSAAVFVRAVTDTGLPVTISKAGAAKVDARSLLQVMAADFAQGCEVELSVSEAALEDDLGRETVEAALRDLRVLLESQGAG